The genomic DNA GCGTGCGACTCGTGGCTGGCGCGGACGATCTCTGCCTCGGCGCGGGCCACCGCCTCGGCCGCCGCGGCCCGCGCTGGTCCGCCACGGTCCACCACGCCGAGGTGAACTGCGCCACGCCCGCCACCACGATGTCGCGCGGCGAGTCGCGCTCCACGTACACCCCCAGCGCGCCCGTCCCGCGCGCGTCGCGCTCGGCCTCGCGCTGCCGCGCCTCGGCCACGCGAAGGAGCGCTGTGCGCAGCCGGAGCGTGGGGACCGCAGCCACCACGCGCCGCTCGGCGAGTTGCAGCACCAGCCAGGCCTCTCCGCCTCGAGCGCGGCGAGCATGCGCTCGGCCCGCTCTTCCACGTCGAACGCGCGCCGAGCTCGGCGGCCAGGCCCCCGAGGCCGCGCCGCACCCACGCGCCCGAGCGCGAACCCCGCAGCAGCGTGATCTGCGCTGACCCCACATCAGGCTGCGGGCGACGGCGCCGGCCCCCTGCACCTGCACCTGGGGTTGCCCACCCAACGGCCGACGTCGGCGTCCGCGTCGGCGCGGCGGGCGCGCACCTGCTCGGCCACGCGTGCCTCGGGCCGCACCAGGGCGAGGTCGATGGCCTCTTCGAAGGTGAGCTCCAGCACGTCGGCGTGCGGCGTGCTCGGGTGGTCGAGCGTCGTGGCCTGCGCGCCGGCGGGGCCGCCGGGGCGGAAACGAGCAGCAACACCGGGAGCGCGAGGAGGCGCGCGCGCGAGCGGGCAACGAACGGGTGGCAGAGGCGACATCGCTCTACGGCGCCGACACGAGCCGCCCTGAGACGAACATGAGAAAGCTCTCAGGTTGGACCGCGCGCTCAGCTGAGCAACGACAGCGCGCGCGCCAGGTCCGCGAGCCGCGTGGCGGGCTCCTGGTTGCCGCACGCCACTCGGCGATGGGCACGCGCCGCACGTCACCGTGCCATGCCGGACATGAAGCCGCGCTCCCCGGCCAAGAGCCCGCTGGCCACGTCGGCACCCACGGCGTGCCGCCAGGAGCCGGTCGCGTGGGCTGGGCGACCACCGCGCTGCACGTGGCCCAGCACCGTGACGCGCATGTCGGCGCCGGGCACGGGCGGCAGCAACGCCGCGGCGAGCGCTGCCGCGCCGCCTTGGTCGTCACCCTCGGCCACCACCACCAGCTCGAGTTCCGCTTCGCCCACTCGGCGATCAGATGAGCCGCCAAGACGGGCACGTCGGTGGGCCACTCGGGCGTGACGATGGCCTCCGCCCCGCCGGCCACGCCCACGGCCATGGCGATGGCGCCCGAGTGCCGGCCCATGACCTCCACGAGGAACACGCGGTGGTGGCTCTCGGCGGTGTCACGCAGGCGGTCGATAGCCTCCACGCCGCGCCCCACGGCGGTGTCGAAGCCGATGGTCTCGTCGGTGCCGAGAACGTCGCAGTCGATGGTCCCGGGCACCCCGCCCACCGCGATGCCTTGCTCGTTCATGAGGGCGAGCGCCCCGCGCATGCCGCCGTCGCCACCGATGACCACCAGCGCGTCCGCGCCCGTCGCGCGCAGGTTCTCCGCGGCGCGGGCGCGCCCCTCGGGCTGCATGAAGGCCGCACAGCGTGCCGTGCCGAGGCGTGTACCGCCGTGCGAGGCGCGCGCGTCGAGGTCCGCACGCTCGAGGGGGAAGATGCGGTTATCGAGCAGACCCGCGTAGCCATCCATGACGGCCAGCAGCTCCGCACCGGCCGTCTCGGTCACACGACCGATGGCGCGCACGCAGGCGTTCATGCCGGGTGAGTCGCCCCCCGAGGTGAGAGCACGGCGATGCGGCGGGGGAGTGACGCTAGGTTGGTCATCGCCTCGGAGGCTAACGCGAACTGCGACTTGGATCGATGTTCGCGGATGCATCGCCGCCCCTCGACCGCTATGTAGTCGCGTGCCACGCGACGCCGTTCGATTCACCGCATGTACGCTGATGGCCCTCGCGCTCGGTCCAGCAGGCTGCGGAACCGCCACGTCCGAGCCGCCGCCCGGGGCAGAGAGCCCACCCTCTAGCGAGCCTGTGGCCCCGACCCTGCCCGAGGTCGTGGGCCCTCGACCACCCTCTTGGGTGGCCGAGCGCGTGGCCTCGTCTCGGGCGCGTCTGCGGGCACACCCCGCGGGAGCCATCGTCTGGGCGTCCATCCGAGGCCCACGGCGGCCTCGAGACCTGGCTCGGCAAGAGCACGGTGGCGTTCGAGTTCGACTACCAGCCGAGCGCTCAGCCAGAGCGCCGCATGCGCACGTTCAACCAAGTGGACCACTGGAGCGCCCGGGCTCGGCAGACCGAGCTGCCGGGTGGCAGCGGCCCCGAGGCCACCCTCGGGTGGGACGGCGAGCGAGCATGATCACGCCCGGCGTGGACGCGTTTCCCAGCAGCCCACGCTTCGGGCGCTGACGCCAGTACTACTTCGTGGGTATGCCCTTCGTGGCGGCGCCGACCCAGGGACGCGCACGAGCGCCCCCGGACGCCTCGCTCGATGGCGTGGTCCATCAGCTGGTGAAGCTGACGTACGGAGCTGGCGTGGGCGACGCGCCCGACGACTACTACATCCTGTACCTGCACCCCGACACGCATCACCTCACGGCGCTGCGCTACGTGGTGAGCTACCCGGGCTTCTTCCCGGAAGGCGGGCACACACCCGAGAAATTGATGCGCTACAGCGAGCCCACCGTCGTGGACGGGCTGCGCTTCGCGGGGCGCCTCGACACCTCCGCGTGGGACCTCGAAGCGGGCGTTCCGGGAGACGTGGTGACCACCATCCGGGTCTCCCGCCTCGCGCTGGGAGAGGCCTGGTCGCAGGCGCTGTTCGCCCCGCCCGACGGGGCCGTCGTCGCTGAAGACTTGCACGGGGAGTGAAGTCGTAGAATCCGCATACGCCGGAGCGCGACGCCTGGTAGCTTGGCGCGCACCACCACGGGGGTAATCAGCATGAACGTCGACTTCACGGAGCAGGGGACGCGCACCAACATCGAGAGCGCGACCAAGGCATTTCCAGGTCAGCGACCTCCAGCAGCGCGCTCTTCCACGCGAGGCCTCGGTGCTGTCGGTGGACCCGCAGAACGCAGCCGCCATGCGGGGCATCCTCGACCAGATCGTGGCGCGCGCGGGGCGCCGAGACGCTCACGCTGGTGCGCAACGACCAGGCCAAGTTCGACCACATCACCGTGGCCACCCGCGCATACGTGCAGGCGCGCCTCAACCACAACGTGGAGGCCTTCCGCGAGCTGTGCTTTCGTGGTGAACCTGCGGCCCGACGTGCCCCTACTTCCAGTGGGGCGCCGAGTGGGCCGCCGAAGGCCGGCTCAACGGCATGAGCACCGAAGACGCGGTGAAGCTGGTGGTCATCCCCACGCTGCGCTGGCTCTCGGGTGCCCGGCCCCGTAGCCGACGACGACTACCGGCGCCCCAACGTGCTGGCCGCCGTGCTGGTCATGACCATCCTGCGCCAGCAGCACGCGCAGGAGCTCATGGTGCTCATGGCCGGCTCGTCCGCGCTGCGGCGCGCGGGAGACTTCGCGCCCGCCATCCAGCTGGCCGAGCAGTGCCACCAGCTGGACAAGCGCTGGAGCACCGCGATCATGGTGGCCACCGCGCACCGCGACGGCGGCGGCGCCGATCGCGCCATCGAGTGGTACCGCTACTCGCTCGCTCGAGGGCGCCGACCCCATCTCCACCCAGCTCGACATCGGCGACACGCTGCTGAGCGCGCAGCGCTGGGACGAGGCCATCGCAGCCTACCGCGATGTGCTCGCGCAGAACCCCAAGCACCGCCACGCCGAGTCGTCCATCACCTACGCGGAGTTCAAGAAGACGGGCAACC from Sandaracinaceae bacterium includes the following:
- a CDS encoding 6-phosphofructokinase → MNACVRAIGRVTETAGAELLAVMDGYAGLLDNRIFPLERADLDARASHGGTRLGTARCAAFMQPEGRARAAENLRATGADALVVIGGDGGMRGALALMNEQGIAVGGVPGTIDCDVLGTDETIGFDTAVGRGVEAIDRLRDTAESHHRVFLVEVMGRHSGAIAMAVGVAGGAEAIVTPEWPTDVPVLAAHLIAEWAKRNSSWWWWPRVTTKAARQRSPRRCCRPCPAPTCASRCWATCSAVVAQPTRPAPGGTPWVPTWPAGSWPGSAASCPAWHGDVRRVPIAEWRAATRSPPRGSRTWRARCRCSAERAVQPESFLMFVSGRLVSAP